The following nucleotide sequence is from Nitrospinota bacterium.
CTTCCAGGCTGTTCAAGGAAGGTAAACTTTCCGGCGGCATGGCGATAGTAACCGATAAACAGACTGCGGGTCGAGGGAGACTTGAGAGGGAATGGTATTCGGAAGGGGGCCTGGCGATGACCCTTGTTCTTGAAATGGATATGCCAACGCACAAGCTCGGCGGCATTACCCTCACGGCGGGGGTCGCGGCGGTAATGGCGCTCTCCGAACTGACGGGAAAAAGGTTTCAGATAAAATATCCGAACGACATCATGTTCGACGGCCGTAAAGCGGGTGGGATACTTTCAGAGCTCAAGATCGACGAAAGGCAATTCGTCCTTATCGGCATAGGGATAAACGTGAAGCAGGACTCTTTCCCTGGCGAAATAGCAGGGATCGCCGTGAGCCTCAGGCAAGCAGGTGCCGACGTAACCTTAGAAGAAACCGCCGCGGCCATAATAAACAAACTAGAAGAGATGCTCGACCTCTTCCATAAGGGGTTCAAATATGTAAGGCCGCACTGGATCGAACATAACTATACTCTCGGAAAGAATATTACAGTTTCTAACCCTGCCGGAGATATCGTCGGAAAGGCCATCAACCTTGATGATGACGGCAACCTGGTGCTTGAAACCGCCGGGGGGGTCGTTAAACTGAATGCAGGCGATTTTACAGTAATGGAAAACTGAAGATGCTCCTTGCTATCGACATTGGAAACACCAACACCGTTATCGGCGTATTCGACGGCGAAAACCTGAAATACAAATTCCGGCTAAGCACAAACCACTTCGACACTTCCGATGAAATATCGTTCAAACTATCGGGATTGCTCGAGCAGAAGAATGTCCCTGCCAACAAGCTCTCATCGATCATCATCTGTTCCGTGGTACCGCATCTCACCGGACATTACATCGAGCTTTCCAGGTCCGGCTTTAAATTGACCCCGTTGATAGTCGGCCCCGGCATTAAAACAGGAATATCGATCCTCTACGATAATCCCCGTGAAGTTGGGGCCGATCGCGTGGCAAACGCCGTTGGGGGCTTCAAGCTTTTTGGCGGACCGCTGATCGTGGTCGATCTCGGAACGGCGATAACATTCGACGCAGTATCGGCAAAAGGGGATTACATGGGGGGGGCGATCGCGCCCGGTATAGAAACGTCCATGTCCTCGCTCGTAAAAAAAGCGGCGCAGCTAACGGAGGTCTCCCTATTCCGGCCCGACAAGGTTATCGGCAAGAACACCATCGAGAGCATGCAGTCCGGCTCTGCATACGGTTTTGCCGGACTTGTGGACGCGATAGTAAACAGGATGAAAAGCGAGATAGGCGGCAACCCCAAGACTATCGCCACAGGAGGCCACTGCGTATGGATACAGGGGTTATGCGAAACTGTCGATGATGTTTCTCCCGACCTTACGCTTTGGGGCCTTTACTACATATATCTGCAGAATAAATAGAAACGCTCGAAAAATCATTCTATCCGCGCTCCATCGACCCCGACTCGCAAACTAAACGGACGTCCTGTCCGTTTGCGCTCCCTCTCCGGTCGCGCCGTTTGCTCGCTTTCGATCCCTTGACAATCGGCTATCCAA
It contains:
- a CDS encoding biotin--[acetyl-CoA-carboxylase] ligase; amino-acid sequence: MKAGVIENGLTTRSLGRKLTVLFEVDSTNKYASRLFKEGKLSGGMAIVTDKQTAGRGRLEREWYSEGGLAMTLVLEMDMPTHKLGGITLTAGVAAVMALSELTGKRFQIKYPNDIMFDGRKAGGILSELKIDERQFVLIGIGINVKQDSFPGEIAGIAVSLRQAGADVTLEETAAAIINKLEEMLDLFHKGFKYVRPHWIEHNYTLGKNITVSNPAGDIVGKAINLDDDGNLVLETAGGVVKLNAGDFTVMEN
- a CDS encoding type III pantothenate kinase: MLLAIDIGNTNTVIGVFDGENLKYKFRLSTNHFDTSDEISFKLSGLLEQKNVPANKLSSIIICSVVPHLTGHYIELSRSGFKLTPLIVGPGIKTGISILYDNPREVGADRVANAVGGFKLFGGPLIVVDLGTAITFDAVSAKGDYMGGAIAPGIETSMSSLVKKAAQLTEVSLFRPDKVIGKNTIESMQSGSAYGFAGLVDAIVNRMKSEIGGNPKTIATGGHCVWIQGLCETVDDVSPDLTLWGLYYIYLQNK